The following are encoded together in the Mycosarcoma maydis chromosome 4, whole genome shotgun sequence genome:
- a CDS encoding uncharacterized protein (related to Phosducin): MSSTADAIEAAILHGVDSHTVSSYREDQRADSSGSAPNTDDELGSDLPSDDDHLYDDDDESRASDARSACAAARSDAIRGIQSSRTANRGEEGATNTGPKGVLRDRQLRAQQESAARSAAIHATNRKMESIAITAESYSEQIARQKREQAAVLERENMDSDDDETASQAAIADLQAKERRREMRIAELKTFHAAKNNALVSGTIHAPTRPASAPTDRYFGHLRQVDERGYVSAIDNEDARVPVVIHIYSKAVAQCNVLTSSLASLARQYPHTKFLQVQAAAIGFGRNADDDQDEEFDEFNSKTLEVLPTVLVYKAGKLVANLVRVDLDPMWNKGSEQDLRDLLDAYGALPTDAEPATAIKATVHANDDDDDE, translated from the coding sequence ATGTCGAGCACAGCcgatgccatcgaggcAGCCATCTTGCACGGCGTCGATTCTCACACGGTCTCATCTTACCGAGAAGACCAACGAGCCGATTCGAGTGGCTCTGCTCCCAATaccgatgacgagctgggGTCCGATTTACCTTCCGATGACGACCACCTCtacgatgacgacgacgaatcTCGCGCATCTGACGCGCGTTCAGCTTGTGCGGCCGCGAGAAGCGATGCAATCAGAGGCATTCAATCTTCGCGTACAGCCAACCGcggagaagaaggcgcAACCAATACGGGGCCCAAGGGGGTgcttcgagatcgtcaGTTGCGTGCACAGCAAGAatcagctgctcgatcagctgcGATTCACGCCACGAATCGCAAGATGGAGTCTATAGCTATCACGGCGGAATCGTACAGCGAGCAAATCGCGAGGCAAAAGCGAGAGCAGGCTGCTGTATTGGAGCGAGAAAATATGGAtagcgacgacgacgaaacAGCGAGTCAAGCGGCGATTGCCGACTTGCAGGCGAAAGAACGACGTAGAGAAATGCGCATTGCCGAACTGAAAACGTTCCACGCCGCCAAGAACAACGCTCTGGTTTCCGGCACAATTCACGCACCAACCAGACCCGCCTCAGCGCCCACCGATCGGTACTTTGGCCATCTTCGTCAAGTCGACGAACGCGGCTACGTCTCTGCTATCGACAACGAAGATGCTCGTGTACCTGTTGTAATCCACATCTACTCGAAAGCCGTCGCGCAGTGCAACGTGCTTaccagctcgctcgctaGTCTAGCCAGACAGTATCCACACACCAAGTTCTTGCAGGTGCAAGCTGCCGCTATCGGCTTCGGTCGAAAtgcagacgacgatcaagacgaaGAGTTTGACGAGTTCAATtcaaagacgctcgaggTGTTGCCGACAGTGTTGGTGTACAAGGCGGGCAAGTTGGTGGCGAATTTGGTCAGAGTAGACCTCGACCCCATGTGGAACAAGGGAAGTGAACAGGATCTCCGAGATTTGTTGGATGCGTATGGTGCCTTGCCCACTGACGCTGAGCCGGCCACTGCAATCAAGGCGACGGTCCATGcaaacgacgacgacgacgatgaatGA